AATCAACAATGAATGGAAAGTTATTGCCGCGGGGCCCACAACTAGTGCAAGATTAGAAATGTACGAAGCGGAATTTATAGAGAAGACTGGTGTTAGGATGATTATCGGAAAAGGTGGAATGGGAGCTAAAACTGCTAACGCATGTAAAAAATTCGGTGCAGTTTATACAATATATCCTGGCGGTGTTGCAGCTGTAGCTGCAAAATCTATTAAAAAAGTTATCGATGTACATTGGTTAGATCTAGGCATTCCAGAAGCAATGTGGGTTTTAGAAGTAGACAATTTCGGACCATTAATGGTAACAATCGATACAAAAGAAAGGAACTTCTATGACCAAATTTATGCTGAAGCGAGACGTAAATTAGACAAAGAGATATATCCAAAATTAGGCATCACTTAAATACAAATATTTTTAATCTCAATGAACATTCAGCTAATCCTTCATCAAGTAATTTTTAAAATAGCTTAAATAGATGACTTTCTTTATCTCACATCATAATGTAGTTTATATGAAGTTCCTAAATCTTCAACATTTTTTATGGTGATTTCTTCTATTTCTTTTGTATTGTTTACATGCGTTCCTCCACATGGCATAGCGTTCACGCCTTCAATCATTATTATTCTGTAAATTTCCAATTGCGGTATTCTTAATAAATTTGGTGCATTGAAAGTGATTCTTGATAATTCCTCTCTTTTTACGTATAAAACTTTTACTGTTTTTCCTAATCTTACTATTTTGTTTGCCTCCTCTTCTATGTTCTTTAATTGCACTCGATTAGGAGGATCACCAAGATATTCTATATAAGCATGTGGACCATGATTTGCCGAGATCGTCGTAACTGGATTACCTAAAGTCTTCATAACAGCATAATCTATTACATGGCCAGCAGTATGCAATTTCATATTATAGTACCTCTGTAACCAATCAATCTCACAAATAATTTTTTCTTGGGATTTAATATTGCCTTCAATCCATCCCCAATGAACCACAACACCTTTTGCCTCCATTGCCCTTTTAACATGCACTTCGAATTTCTCGCCCCTTATTATCCCTACATCAGATGGTTGACCACCACCTTGTGGATGAAAAATAGTCTGGTCCAATGCAATGTAAACATAATTTTTCTCAACCATATACTTTAATATTGCTGCCTCACACGATCTCATATAAGAATTGTCTAGATACAGCTTTTTTGTTGGAGATACACCTGATGCGAATGTGCCTAAATCCATTTTATCTCATAGTCTTATTTAATTTCTCACTAAAAACCTTTTTCTAGGAAACGATATAATCCTTATGAACATGTACTCTGATATTAAGTGGTGATATCTTAATAGATACTTTTTAGATTAGAAGAATAAATTTTATAATGATTTACCTTTATTTATATATCAGATTATTACCTAATTTAAACAATTCTGGATGTACATATTCTCCGTTTTCTATTATTTTCTCGCCATCACCTAATACGGTGGGAAGTAAACATATTCCATCTGTATGGGAAGAAGCTTTTCCAAGTTTTCCTTTAAATGTTGGCGATTGATAACCTATTCCCCATTCTATTACACCCCAAACTCTTTCATCTTCTAGTATATTCCCAGTTAGTTTTGCACCTGGATTGCATCCATAAGATATGTGAGCTAGTCTAAGCATGTTTGGGTCGTTAAAGTGTTTTAACCATGTTTCGAATATTTTGGCTTCTGGACCTCCTTCAATATTAGTTATTTTACCATCTTTTATATATAGTCTGATTGGAGTTTTAAGAAGTCCAAGTTGTTCAGGGGGCCATACTGACCCATCAAATACTATAACACCATTAATACTATCTTCAATTGGGGCCCAATCAACTTGACCAAAAAGCATATATTCACCAGGGCCGGAGACTTCGCCCTCAACCAGGACTGGTCTGTTCGGATCGTTATCAAATTCAATATTAGTTCCCGCTGGTGTTGTTATCTTCATGTGTTTTGAATGTTTAGTTATGCTTGCTAACTTTCTCTGGAATTCGTAAAGCAATGTAATGTTAATATTTCCTATGTTCCTTACCATCATATCAGTGTTCATTCCTACTAAACAAATGTATCTAATTTTGTTAGATTTCATAGCTTCTTCATAAGGTGTTGAATAAAGTAACCAACTTTTATTAAACTCTATCCATACATCAGCGTTTGGAAGCAATGATTTTAGGAGGTTAAGTGGTATGTATTGATCTGCAGCTTTTCCTACGCCTGTAGGCATTTTATACCAGGCTACGAGAGGTTTTGCACCAATTGTGCCAACCATCTGAGCCACCGTCTCAACAACTCTCCAATCACTACCAGTGTCTGCTGTTATAACTACCTCCTCTCCAGGTTTAATTTTCATGATATCATTAACTAGCTTATATGCTGATAAAGAGAGTTCTATGTCAAGACCCTGAGGCATTGTTCATCACCTACCATATCGTGAATTGTAAAGGTTTAATTTGACTAAGCCTTCAGCTACTTTGATTGCTGCACCTGTAGGGTCTATTACTGGGATGCCAACGATATTTTGAATTTCTTTAGCTAACCCTGTAAGTCCAGTACAACCTAATACTATTACTTCAGCTCCATTTTTAATGGCATTTTTAGTTTCTTCAATTACTAATGCTTTTGTTCGTTTTATATCCTCATCAAGACTGAGAACACCAAGTGGTATACCACTTATGTGTATAACTTTATCCTTAAAAGCTAACTCTTCCACTCTATCCTCTATCATCCAAATAGCTTTATTGCTTACAGTAACGATTCCTATCTTCTTCCCAATCATAGAAGCTAACGCAAGTGAGGCCTCGCATGGTCCCACCACTGGAATTCTTATAATACCTTTTAAAAGATCAACAGCTGGATCAAGATAACAATTAACCACAATTGCATCATATTTTTTATAATATTCTATTGCAGTTTTAATTACTAAAGGTATTATCTGAGCCTCATTTTCCGGTGTTTCAACACTTAGAGGCCCTTCTGGTAATGAAACTACATCAATTTGCGTATCAGGTGATGTAAAATCTTTACATATATTTTTATCTTTTTCATCCCATCTATCAGTACCTACAGGATTTATTACTAGAATTCTCATTTATCTCATCTCCTTAATGAGTTCTTCGACCGGAACATAATCATAATCAAAACCAAAATGACGTGGCCCAAATAATTCTAAACCTTTAGATGTTCTCCAAACTTTAGGTGCGCGCGTTGTGATAGCATTTATGAACATTCCTTCCCTCAATTCTGAATTAGTAATTGGATTGCCATCATTCTCTAAAAACATAAGTAAATCAGGAGGCATTACTATTGGTTTATCATCAATCCAGGCTAGTATGTGCTCATTCATTATCCAAGATCTAAGAATGCGCCCTTTAAATTTATCTTTTCCTTCTATTATAGCTTCACCTCTAAGAAAACCACCTCTGCTCTCCCATGTGTACTTTTTAACAATACCTTCGAAAATTTTCCATCCATCGAGATATTTAACTGCAGCTAGTACGGGATCTCTTTTTTCTTTTCTAGCTTTTAAAATGTTTTCTCCTAATTTCATAGCAAACGTTATGGTTCCTTGAACAATGGCTTTTTTAGCTTGCTCTAAATTCATAGGTGTATCAACAACAGCTGCGAATTTTCCCTCCAAAACAGAAAGATGTCTAGCAATTGCCTCATAATCGTCAATATCAGCATATTCTTTTACTATTATAATATTCCCACTCTTTGTTACTATAACCGCTGGATACATTGGTATCCCAAATATATGAACTGTACACTGATGAAGTTCTGGCGCCGCTCTACCTAAAAGATCTCCGTCAACTGCTGGTAAACCAAGTTCCGCCGCTATTGACAAAGCGGCTGGGGTATTAGAACCGCCAAGTTCACTTGCCACAACGCCACCAACCTTTTTATTAAGAAAAGACTCCATTTCCTCTATTGCCCTTTTAATAGGGTTCACAATTCTAGTAATTTTTTTGGATTCGAGCCCAGGAGCTATAGAACCTACATTATAAGGAACGACAATTATCGTATCTTTATGTAATTCATTCAATTGTACTATTTTCACAACATGACCAGAATTTATAACGTTTTTTAGCATTCTAAAACCTTCTTTGGGATCTCCTCCACCACCTGTACCAAGTATTGTCGAACCTAATACTATGCTTTCAACTTGATCTAATGTCTTTATTTCTATCATAATTTGCACCAATCTTTATAGTAAAGCAAAATGATATAAAACTATTTTTCATGCAATGGAAAAGATTTAGTTGTCAAAAATATTACTTTTTGCTGGAATAATTCAATTATGTCAGGAATTACATATTTTATATGAGAAATCTTTGTTAGAAATCAAGGAGATAATATTCTTATAATCAATTGATTCATTTATATCTCACTAAATAAATTAATCATATAAACAGAAGAATCATAACGAAATATCTTATATTCTTTAAATTAATAGTATTGTTTAGGTGCGCCCTTTGTTCTTATCTGATACTATTAATAAGTTATTATCACAATAAAACATCAAAATGTAGTGTAATAAGAAATTAAACTATGCTATTTAAATAATAAAGCACGCTAGTTTTAACTTAATAAAAACTAGTAGAGCCAGCAACTCACTAGATGCTCACTGTTAACATTAATAAAATCTGGTTCTTCTTTTTTACATCTATCCATTACATAAGGACATCTGGGATGAAATCGACATCCACGTGGTATATTTATTGCACTCGGTACCTCACCTAATAGTATTTCTTTCCTAGTTCTCTTAATTTGTGGGTCAGGTACTGCTGAGAGAAGTGCTCGAGTATACGGATGAAGAGGATTTGTGAAAAGCTCTTCTGTACCAGCATACTCTACTATTTTACCTAAATACATTACTGCTACATAATTACTGATGTATCTTACAACAGATAGATCGTGTGTTATTAGAAGGTATGATAATTTCATTTCTTCCTTTAAGTCAATTAACAAATTTAATAATTGTGCTTGCACTGAAACATCAAGAGCGGATGTGGGTTCATCTAGAATGAGAAGTTTCGGTTTTAATATGAGTGCTCTCGCTATAGCGACTCTCTGAGCTTGTCCACCACTTAAATCATATGGTGATCGTCTTCCCAATTCTTTCGGTATACCAATTTTCTCTAAAAGTTCATAAACAATACTTTTAATTTCATTCTTTTCAAAATCTGTATGAATTCTTAATGGTTCAGCTATTATTGATTCTACTGTCATACGTGGATTTAAAGAGAGGAATGGGTTTTGGAAGACTGCTTGAACGTTTTTTCGATACCATTTTAGCTCTTTGTCTCTCAATTTGAATACATCTTTGTCTTCGAATAAAATAGTCCCAGAAGTAGGTTTTTCAAGCCTAAGTATGCATCTTGCAGTTGTCGTTTTACCAGAGCCAGACTCACCTACAAGTGCTAGGACAGTATTTTCTTTGATTGATATATTAATACCATCAACAGCTTTTACATATCCTACTATGTGACCAAATAATCCTTTCCTGATCGGGAAATATTTTGTTAACTTCTCAATTTTGAGCAAGACCATTAGTATCACCTAAATAATTAAAACACGCTACTTTATGACCAGGATTAATTTCGATAAATTTTGGCATGTCTATAAAACAGTGTGATTTAGCAATGTCACATCTGTCTACAAATGGACAGCCAGATGGTGGGTTTCTTAGGTCTGGGAGAGTTCCAGGAATACTCTTAAGTCTATTGATTTTAACTTGCACTCTAGGTATAGACTCTAGTAACCTAATAGTGTATGGGTGTAAAGGATTTGCAAGTATTTCTTCTGTAGGACCATCTTCTAGTATTTTACCTGCATACATGATTGCTATTCTGTCAGCTATTTCAGATGCAACTCCTAGATTATGAGTTATGAAGAGCATTGAAAGTTCTAGTTCTTTCTTAAGCTCCTTTAAAAGTTCTAATATTTGAGCTTGTAAAGTAACGTCTAACATAGTAGTTGGTTCATCAGCTATTAGTATTTTGGGATTAGTTACTAATGCTATTGCTATTGATACTCTTTGAAGCATACCACCGGAAAGCTCATGGGGATATGCTTTTCTAATCCTTTGAGGGTCTGGTAATCCAACTTTTTTAAACATCATTTCAGTCATTTCTAGTACTTGCTTTTTATCATGAATATTTAAAACGTTTTTAATTACATCAGAAATATGCTCTCCTATTGTAAATAATGGATTTAATGATGCAACAGGATCTTGAAATACCATCGATACAGCTTTACCTACATAATCTTTTAACTTATCATTAGTTATTTTTAACACATCAATTCCCTCGTATAGTATTTTTCCAGATACGATTTTTGCATTTGATGGTAAAGCTCTAGCTATAGCTAATCCTAGAGTTGATTTCCCTGACCCAGATTCTCCTACAATGCAAACTGATTCCCCCCTTTTAATCTCAAGATCGATGTTGCGTAATGCTTTTATAACACCCTCCATTGTATAATAGTTTATACTAAGATTTTCAACTCTCAATAGAACATTATTAATTTTCATTTTATACACCTTTAACTAGTATTGACCTCCTCAATCTAGGATCAATAACTTCTCTTACAACATCTGATAAAAGGTTAAATCCTAAGACCACTATTACCAATGCCAGTCCAGGGAAGAATGATATCCACCAAGCTCTATTTATGGATTGCCATCCTTGACTTACTAATAATCCCCATTCAGGCGTTGGAGGATTTACCCCTATTCCTAAGAAACTAAGACCTGCTGCCTCGAGAACTGCGGATCCCAGATCTAAAGCAGCTTGAACCATGACAGCAGTAAGTGAATTTGGAAGTATATATTTAAACATTATTTCAACAGTATTTAATCCTACTACTTTAGCTCCATCAACGTAAGGGAGTGCTTTAATAGAATTAACCTGAATAAATATGAGTCTAGCATACCAAGGCCACCATGATATTGCCAATGCTATTACAACATTAGTTAAACCTCTTCCAAGCGTTGCTGCTAATGCTATAGCTAACAGAAGCGGTGGAAATGCAAGGAACATATCAGTAACCCTCATAAGTAGTAGGCCTAATTTTCCACCAACATAACCTGCTATAAGACCTACCAATATTCCTATAAGGAGAGCTAATCCAACAACACCTAGAGCTATCATGAGAGAAAATCTTGTCCCTAATAATACTCTGTTGAACATGTCTCTTCCATATTCATCTGTACCAAAAGGATGTTCGAGTGATGGAGGAAGGTATGCCTTACTGACATTATAAGACAGACCCCAAGCATCATTAGGATTTGTTAAGATATATGGTGCTATTGCTCCAATTATTATAAATACCATAACAATTACTAATCCAGTTAATGAAACAATATCTTTTTTGATTAGTTTAAGTATACTTATAAGTTCGGACATTTACAGTTTCACCCTGGGATCTATATATGCGTGAGCAATGTCGACAGTTGTGTTAATCGTTGTATAGAAAATTGCTGTTATGATCACTACACCAATTACCGCTGGATAATCAAAACTTAAAAGTGACATAGCTAAGTAAAGTCCTATTCCCGGCCAAACAAAAATAAGTTCAACAAGGAAAGCACCAACAATAGTATAACCAAATGAAAGACCTAAAGAAGCTATAACAGGTGATATCGCATTCTTTAATGCATACTTGTATACCACTATATTACTTGGAATTCCCCAAACTGTTGCACTCCTAATATACTGTTCACTGAGAACCTCGACCATTAATGCCCTGGTCATTCTAGCACTCAAACTCATTGGATACAAAGAAAGAACTACAGCAGGTAAAATCATGTGCCATAACGTATCTAAAAATATTGAAATCTTGCCTTCAAGTAATGAATCTATGAGATAAAAACCTGTAATAGGATGAAAACCAGTTTGAATAACTAACAAATCAGTAACCCTTCCTGCTGCAGGAAACCAATGAAGCCATGAAGCAAAAACCAATTGGACTATAAGAGCTAGCCAAAAAGTTGGCATCGAGGCACCTAAAACAGTAAGCACTCTAATCATATTATCTGTAATGCCTCCCCTCTTCACTGCAGCTAAAATACCAATAGGAACACCAATTATTATTGCAAAAGTAAAAGCAATAATAATTAATTCAAGTGTAGCAGGAAGTGCATGCGACAGATCATCTAAAATAGGTGATCTTGTCCTCCAAGAAATACCCCAATTTCCTTTAAATAAATCACTGAGATACAAGTATAACTGAACTAAAATATTCTTATCGAGATGAAGAAATTCTCTAGCTTTTTGCAACTGCTCTGGTGTTGGATGAGGACCAGCCCAAAGAAATTCTGGTCTGGCTGGTATAACTCTAGTAATTATGAATGTTATAATAATTACACCGAGAACTACAGCAATTTGTAAGATTACTCTCTTAATCAAATATTCTTTGCTTAACGGCATCTAATCCCTCCAATTAAAAAATAAAAAAATCGATTAATACTGGACAGTTAATACTTGTGGGAATATCACTGTAGGATATGCAGGATTTATTGCATCGCTCAAATTACCAATTCGTATTGTTGACACTCTTACATCTACCATATCCCAAAGTGGAATAGTTGGAACGTCATCATATAAAATCTTCTGAGCTTTATAATAGAGCTGAAGAGATTTTTCTGGATTAATCCCTTCCCAGTAGTGCGCATCATTAATTATTTTATCAAATTCTGAGTTAGTGTAGTATGCTAAGTTGAACAATTGACTTTCACTTGAATACATGTTGTATAAGAAATCATATGGGGTTATGTATGTAGGCCACCAATACATTATGAAAAGATCTTGTGCAACACTGGGATCTTTCCAACCACTTTGAGCAAGAGACCATTGTTCTTCCCAGCTCATTGGTCTAATTTCTACCTTTATACCTATTTCAGCTAATCTTGTTCTTATTAGTTCTGCAGTCCTTTGTTCATAAATATCACCAGCCGTATAAGTTAACAGTAATGTTCTATTTATCCCACCTGAGAACCCAGCTTGAGCAAGTAATTGTTTAGCCAAATTAAGATCAAACGAATAAGTTAGATTGTCAAAATGACCCCACATACCATGGGGTATGGGACCGCTAGCTACAGCAGCTAAACCACTTCTTGCAACACTCACTATATCACTATATGGTATGGCATGCGCAATAGCTTTTCTAACTAAAACATTATCCAATGGTGCTTTCTTCGTGTTAATAAACATGAGAAGATTTTGAAAACTTGATTTAGTCACAACTCTTAAATTAGGGTTATTCTTTAGTGTACCTAAATCTGTTAAAGGCACATATTCTGCTATATCTATTGTTCCTGCTACAACCAAGCTCTCTTGAGTTACACTATCCTTAACAATCTTAACTATGAAAATATCAGGTGCTTTATTTGATTTTAATGGATATGTTGGATCGTTCCAGCCCCACCACTCATTAAACTTCTCAAGTATAACCTCATTTTCTGGATCCCATTTAACCAATTTATAAGCTCCAGAACCTACATCATGCCCAGCATTAAACCAATCAGCAATTTTAGGATCAGTAGAATTTTTGGCATTCGCATACTTAACAACTTCTGGACTAAATATCCATGCACCGTAAGCTGAAGCTACTATTTTATCAAATGGAGCTGGATACTTTAAATAAAACACTACAGTATAGTTATCAGGTGTTTCAATTTTATCAACAGGAGACCATATGAATGCAGCTCCTTGACCTAATGCTATAGTTCTCTCGATTGAAAACTTAACAGCAAATGCATTTACTGGAACACCATCGTGGAATTTTGCATTTTTTCTCAAATGAAAAGTCCAAATAGTTCCATTATTACTAACTTCGTAACTTTGAGCTAAAGCAGGTATAAATTTATTCTGCAAAGGATCATAAATAAGCAATGGTTCATAAACCACAGCCATCCAAAGTATTGAATTTGAAAAATCTGTGCTAGGATCAGCTGTGGTCATTTCAGACAAAGAAGCATAGGTCACAGAAGTCTTAGTTGGTGAGACCGTCGTAGTGGTTAGTGAGGGTGTTGTGGTAGTTGTGGTAACTGAAGGTACTAAGAATTGAGTAAAATATACTCCAGCAACAATTATAACTACGATCACTACCACTATTACTAATATCACACTACGTTGCATGCATGAATCCCCCTCTTATTTTATATTATCACAAGAATTTATATTTAACTTATGATGAACAAAGATAAACATAGTCGCTCATAATTGACCAAAATTTTCTTGTGATTAAAGAGAATCAAAAAATATTTTTCAGTGCTCTAAACACCTAACAATTTTAAATAAACCAATAATTTTAATTATCACAAAATAATAGAACCTTATATTTTATAAAAATTAAGTAGATTGAATTACTCTTTCAGAGAAACGTTTAACATAGAGAGAAAGACTAAGTATGCATTCCATACATGCCCATTAGTTCAGAACCCTTAGAATATCAAAAATAGTCCATGATGAAACTCTAGTTTTTCTTAGTAGTTTTTCCGTAAAATATTTAAATGCTGTTTCTTTTAATGCTCTGTGAGAGTTTTTATCACTGGTGCTGGTGGGTTTGTTGGTATAAATGTAGCTGAAGAACTTATGAATAATGGCTATGATGTAAGAGGTTTGGTTCATAGTAAGAATGAAGATATTTTAAAACACATGGGAGTAAAAACTGTAAGGGGAGATTTGCTTCAACCAGAAAGTTTTATGGAGAGCATGCGTAACGTTGATGCTGTAATACATTTAGCATCTCCTCATCCATATAAATATAGTATAGAGTATAGGAGAGAGAATCATGTTAATGCTACTAGGAATCTTTTAGAAGTTATGATGAAAAATAACGTGAAACGCATTATTTTTTCGAGCGTCGCAGAGGTAATGGGTGATTCTAACAAATTACCTTTTACAGAAAATATGGAAGAGAGGCCAATAATGTTGCACGCTAAGTTTAAACTAGAAACCGAGAGGTTGATAGGAAGTTATGGAGAATTAA
This region of Thermoprotei archaeon genomic DNA includes:
- a CDS encoding aminopeptidase, translated to MPQGLDIELSLSAYKLVNDIMKIKPGEEVVITADTGSDWRVVETVAQMVGTIGAKPLVAWYKMPTGVGKAADQYIPLNLLKSLLPNADVWIEFNKSWLLYSTPYEEAMKSNKIRYICLVGMNTDMMVRNIGNINITLLYEFQRKLASITKHSKHMKITTPAGTNIEFDNDPNRPVLVEGEVSGPGEYMLFGQVDWAPIEDSINGVIVFDGSVWPPEQLGLLKTPIRLYIKDGKITNIEGGPEAKIFETWLKHFNDPNMLRLAHISYGCNPGAKLTGNILEDERVWGVIEWGIGYQSPTFKGKLGKASSHTDGICLLPTVLGDGEKIIENGEYVHPELFKLGNNLIYK
- a CDS encoding ABC transporter permease → MPLSKEYLIKRVILQIAVVLGVIIITFIITRVIPARPEFLWAGPHPTPEQLQKAREFLHLDKNILVQLYLYLSDLFKGNWGISWRTRSPILDDLSHALPATLELIIIAFTFAIIIGVPIGILAAVKRGGITDNMIRVLTVLGASMPTFWLALIVQLVFASWLHWFPAAGRVTDLLVIQTGFHPITGFYLIDSLLEGKISIFLDTLWHMILPAVVLSLYPMSLSARMTRALMVEVLSEQYIRSATVWGIPSNIVVYKYALKNAISPVIASLGLSFGYTIVGAFLVELIFVWPGIGLYLAMSLLSFDYPAVIGVVIITAIFYTTINTTVDIAHAYIDPRVKL
- a CDS encoding DUF917 domain-containing protein encodes the protein MIEIKTLDQVESIVLGSTILGTGGGGDPKEGFRMLKNVINSGHVVKIVQLNELHKDTIIVVPYNVGSIAPGLESKKITRIVNPIKRAIEEMESFLNKKVGGVVASELGGSNTPAALSIAAELGLPAVDGDLLGRAAPELHQCTVHIFGIPMYPAVIVTKSGNIIIVKEYADIDDYEAIARHLSVLEGKFAAVVDTPMNLEQAKKAIVQGTITFAMKLGENILKARKEKRDPVLAAVKYLDGWKIFEGIVKKYTWESRGGFLRGEAIIEGKDKFKGRILRSWIMNEHILAWIDDKPIVMPPDLLMFLENDGNPITNSELREGMFINAITTRAPKVWRTSKGLELFGPRHFGFDYDYVPVEELIKEMR
- a CDS encoding alanyl-tRNA editing protein, with amino-acid sequence MDLGTFASGVSPTKKLYLDNSYMRSCEAAILKYMVEKNYVYIALDQTIFHPQGGGQPSDVGIIRGEKFEVHVKRAMEAKGVVVHWGWIEGNIKSQEKIICEIDWLQRYYNMKLHTAGHVIDYAVMKTLGNPVTTISANHGPHAYIEYLGDPPNRVQLKNIEEEANKIVRLGKTVKVLYVKREELSRITFNAPNLLRIPQLEIYRIIMIEGVNAMPCGGTHVNNTKEIEEITIKNVEDLGTSYKLHYDVR
- a CDS encoding aspartate/glutamate racemase family protein — encoded protein: MRILVINPVGTDRWDEKDKNICKDFTSPDTQIDVVSLPEGPLSVETPENEAQIIPLVIKTAIEYYKKYDAIVVNCYLDPAVDLLKGIIRIPVVGPCEASLALASMIGKKIGIVTVSNKAIWMIEDRVEELAFKDKVIHISGIPLGVLSLDEDIKRTKALVIEETKNAIKNGAEVIVLGCTGLTGLAKEIQNIVGIPVIDPTGAAIKVAEGLVKLNLYNSRYGR
- a CDS encoding ABC transporter ATP-binding protein, with translation MKINNVLLRVENLSINYYTMEGVIKALRNIDLEIKRGESVCIVGESGSGKSTLGLAIARALPSNAKIVSGKILYEGIDVLKITNDKLKDYVGKAVSMVFQDPVASLNPLFTIGEHISDVIKNVLNIHDKKQVLEMTEMMFKKVGLPDPQRIRKAYPHELSGGMLQRVSIAIALVTNPKILIADEPTTMLDVTLQAQILELLKELKKELELSMLFITHNLGVASEIADRIAIMYAGKILEDGPTEEILANPLHPYTIRLLESIPRVQVKINRLKSIPGTLPDLRNPPSGCPFVDRCDIAKSHCFIDMPKFIEINPGHKVACFNYLGDTNGLAQN
- a CDS encoding ABC transporter ATP-binding protein; protein product: MVLLKIEKLTKYFPIRKGLFGHIVGYVKAVDGINISIKENTVLALVGESGSGKTTTARCILRLEKPTSGTILFEDKDVFKLRDKELKWYRKNVQAVFQNPFLSLNPRMTVESIIAEPLRIHTDFEKNEIKSIVYELLEKIGIPKELGRRSPYDLSGGQAQRVAIARALILKPKLLILDEPTSALDVSVQAQLLNLLIDLKEEMKLSYLLITHDLSVVRYISNYVAVMYLGKIVEYAGTEELFTNPLHPYTRALLSAVPDPQIKRTRKEILLGEVPSAINIPRGCRFHPRCPYVMDRCKKEEPDFINVNSEHLVSCWLY
- a CDS encoding ABC transporter substrate-binding protein translates to MQRSVILVIVVVIVVIIVAGVYFTQFLVPSVTTTTTTPSLTTTTVSPTKTSVTYASLSEMTTADPSTDFSNSILWMAVVYEPLLIYDPLQNKFIPALAQSYEVSNNGTIWTFHLRKNAKFHDGVPVNAFAVKFSIERTIALGQGAAFIWSPVDKIETPDNYTVVFYLKYPAPFDKIVASAYGAWIFSPEVVKYANAKNSTDPKIADWFNAGHDVGSGAYKLVKWDPENEVILEKFNEWWGWNDPTYPLKSNKAPDIFIVKIVKDSVTQESLVVAGTIDIAEYVPLTDLGTLKNNPNLRVVTKSSFQNLLMFINTKKAPLDNVLVRKAIAHAIPYSDIVSVARSGLAAVASGPIPHGMWGHFDNLTYSFDLNLAKQLLAQAGFSGGINRTLLLTYTAGDIYEQRTAELIRTRLAEIGIKVEIRPMSWEEQWSLAQSGWKDPSVAQDLFIMYWWPTYITPYDFLYNMYSSESQLFNLAYYTNSEFDKIINDAHYWEGINPEKSLQLYYKAQKILYDDVPTIPLWDMVDVRVSTIRIGNLSDAINPAYPTVIFPQVLTVQY
- a CDS encoding ABC transporter permease, whose product is MSELISILKLIKKDIVSLTGLVIVMVFIIIGAIAPYILTNPNDAWGLSYNVSKAYLPPSLEHPFGTDEYGRDMFNRVLLGTRFSLMIALGVVGLALLIGILVGLIAGYVGGKLGLLLMRVTDMFLAFPPLLLAIALAATLGRGLTNVVIALAISWWPWYARLIFIQVNSIKALPYVDGAKVVGLNTVEIMFKYILPNSLTAVMVQAALDLGSAVLEAAGLSFLGIGVNPPTPEWGLLVSQGWQSINRAWWISFFPGLALVIVVLGFNLLSDVVREVIDPRLRRSILVKGV
- a CDS encoding FumA C-terminus/TtdB family hydratase beta subunit, which codes for MVNEYRLKTPLSEEDVRKLDIGDIVYLSGIIVSARDAGHRRTLELLNKGEKLPLDLHGLAVYHLGPVVKKINNEWKVIAAGPTTSARLEMYEAEFIEKTGVRMIIGKGGMGAKTANACKKFGAVYTIYPGGVAAVAAKSIKKVIDVHWLDLGIPEAMWVLEVDNFGPLMVTIDTKERNFYDQIYAEARRKLDKEIYPKLGIT